A portion of the Acidobacteriota bacterium genome contains these proteins:
- a CDS encoding MmcQ/YjbR family DNA-binding protein, with product MSESEFQHPVILALRARALAFPEVVEGDSCVKRSFKVRNKSFLFLGEKTDEYNVMVKLGPALEEATALAKPRAGRWSVGMSGWTTLKFDPEEVPPEGLLERWLDESYRLQAPKSLLRELAAG from the coding sequence ATGAGCGAATCAGAGTTCCAGCACCCCGTCATCCTGGCCCTTCGCGCCCGCGCTTTGGCATTCCCCGAGGTCGTGGAGGGCGACTCCTGCGTCAAGCGAAGCTTCAAGGTACGCAACAAGAGTTTCCTCTTTCTGGGAGAGAAAACGGACGAATACAACGTCATGGTGAAGCTCGGCCCGGCGCTCGAAGAAGCGACTGCTCTGGCGAAGCCCAGGGCCGGGCGGTGGAGCGTGGGGATGTCCGGCTGGACGACTTTGAAGTTCGATCCCGAAGAGGTGCCGCCGGAGGGATTGTTGGAGCGTTGGTTGGACGAGAGCTATCGGTTGCAGGCGCCGAAATCCTTGCTTAGAGAGCTCGCAGCGGGCTAG